From Chryseobacterium shandongense, the proteins below share one genomic window:
- a CDS encoding alpha-glucuronidase: MQHFRMYFIAFLMFPFLIFAEDGSQLWLRFPAKNGISADKIITKGNSPTLNIARKELSSHWQGQTVELRTDKSLKNFKDGYTIKSIQNKIIIASAKEIGLLYGVYHILRLQQTNVSTTNLSITEKPSYDVRILNHWDNLDGTIERGYAGHSLWKWEDLPKTISPRYEEYARANASIGINSVVLNNVNASPNMLREDYLKKVKILADIFRPYGIRVYLSVNFASPKVLGGTEDSDPLNKNVQKWWKDKASEIYKLIPDFGGFLVKANSEGQPGPQDYGRTHADGANMMADVLKPYGGIVMWRAFVYSPSKDDRAKQAYLEFVPLDGKFRDNVIIQIKNGPVDFQPREAFNPLFGALRKTSEMVEFQITQEYLGQANHLVYLAPLFKETLESDTYSDGEGSTIAKLTDGTLRPAKITAISAVANIGEDANWTGHHFAQSNWYAFGRLAWNHQLTSEQIAEEWITMTFTDNEKFINPVKEMMLTSRETAVDYMMPLGLHHIFAGGHHYGPEPWGDYKGGRPDWSPVYYHQADKNGVGFDRTKTGSNAVSQYFPPLNEIYGNIETCPENLILWFHHVPWDYKMKDGKTLWEELCYKYDSGVHEVIDYQKIWDQMEPFIDSQRFAEVQSKLKIQSKDAVWWKDACLLYFQSFSKMPIPYDIERPVHELEDLKKIKLNMGHHN, from the coding sequence ATGCAGCATTTCCGAATGTATTTCATCGCATTTCTAATGTTTCCTTTTCTGATTTTTGCAGAAGACGGAAGTCAGCTCTGGCTTCGTTTTCCTGCAAAAAACGGGATTTCTGCAGACAAGATTATTACGAAAGGAAACAGTCCGACCTTGAATATTGCAAGAAAAGAATTAAGCAGTCATTGGCAGGGTCAAACAGTAGAACTTCGGACAGATAAATCCTTGAAAAATTTTAAGGATGGTTACACGATAAAATCAATTCAGAATAAAATTATTATTGCTTCAGCAAAGGAAATCGGATTGCTGTATGGGGTGTATCATATTTTACGGCTCCAGCAAACGAATGTTTCCACTACCAATTTAAGTATTACGGAAAAGCCTTCCTATGATGTAAGAATTCTCAACCACTGGGATAATCTGGACGGCACAATTGAGCGCGGTTATGCGGGCCATTCTCTTTGGAAATGGGAAGATCTTCCAAAAACAATTTCTCCTAGATACGAAGAATATGCAAGAGCAAATGCTTCTATTGGAATTAATTCAGTGGTTTTAAATAATGTTAATGCCTCTCCGAATATGCTTCGTGAAGATTACCTGAAGAAAGTAAAAATACTGGCGGATATTTTCAGACCGTATGGAATCAGGGTTTATCTTTCGGTAAATTTTGCTTCACCAAAAGTGTTAGGCGGGACAGAAGACTCGGATCCGTTGAATAAAAATGTTCAGAAATGGTGGAAAGATAAAGCTTCTGAAATTTATAAATTAATTCCTGATTTTGGCGGATTTTTGGTGAAAGCCAACTCCGAAGGCCAGCCCGGACCTCAGGATTACGGAAGAACGCATGCCGACGGCGCCAATATGATGGCAGATGTTCTGAAACCTTACGGAGGAATTGTGATGTGGAGAGCTTTTGTGTACAGCCCAAGCAAAGACGACCGTGCCAAGCAGGCCTATCTGGAATTTGTTCCTCTTGACGGAAAATTCAGGGATAATGTGATTATTCAGATTAAAAACGGACCGGTAGATTTTCAGCCGAGGGAAGCTTTTAACCCATTATTCGGGGCATTACGCAAAACATCGGAAATGGTGGAATTTCAGATCACGCAGGAATATTTGGGACAGGCCAATCATTTGGTCTATCTGGCTCCTTTATTTAAAGAAACTTTGGAAAGCGATACCTACTCCGATGGAGAGGGTTCTACCATTGCAAAGCTTACAGACGGAACATTAAGGCCTGCAAAAATTACGGCCATTTCTGCGGTTGCCAATATTGGAGAAGATGCGAACTGGACGGGCCATCATTTCGCTCAATCGAACTGGTATGCTTTTGGACGCCTTGCCTGGAATCATCAGCTTACATCTGAACAGATTGCAGAAGAGTGGATTACCATGACCTTTACGGATAATGAAAAATTTATTAATCCGGTAAAAGAAATGATGCTCACTTCAAGGGAAACTGCCGTTGATTATATGATGCCTTTGGGACTTCACCACATTTTTGCGGGAGGACACCATTATGGCCCTGAACCATGGGGAGATTATAAAGGCGGAAGACCTGACTGGTCGCCGGTATATTATCATCAGGCCGATAAGAATGGAGTAGGATTTGACAGAACCAAAACGGGAAGCAATGCGGTTTCACAATATTTTCCGCCGCTTAATGAAATCTATGGAAACATTGAAACATGTCCTGAAAATCTTATCCTGTGGTTCCACCATGTTCCATGGGACTACAAAATGAAAGACGGAAAAACATTATGGGAAGAACTTTGTTATAAATATGATTCAGGCGTTCATGAAGTAATAGATTATCAGAAAATCTGGGATCAGATGGAACCTTTTATTGACAGTCAGCGATTTGCAGAAGTACAATCGAAGCTGAAAATTCAGTCTAAAGATGCTGTCTGGTGGAAGGATGCCTGTCTTTTGTATTTCCAGAGTTTCTCTAAAATGCCAATTCCTTATGATATCGAAAGACCAGTACATGAGCTGGAAGACCTTAAGAAAATAAAACTTAATATGGGACACCATAATTAA
- a CDS encoding glycoside hydrolase family 43 protein codes for MKKSKYLFPKDYMADPSVHVFEGKIYIYPSHDRESGIEENDNGDHFDMNDYHVFSLDDVENGEITDHGVVLSVKDIPWSGRQLWDCDVAFKDGKYYMYFPLKDKNDIFRIGVAVSDRPYGPFVPEKHPMMGSYSIDPCIFEENGKHYMYFGGIWGGQLQRYRNNKALECAVIPQDHEPAIPSKVVLLREDMLEFAEEPKDILILDENGNPLLHGDKHRFFEASWMHKYNGKYYFSYSTGDTHLLCYATGDNPYGPFTFQGEILTPVVGWTTHHSIVEFKGKWYLFFHDSVPSGGRTWLRSMKVVELEYDEKGNIKTIEGLEENQ; via the coding sequence ATGAAAAAATCAAAATACCTATTCCCAAAAGACTATATGGCAGATCCTTCCGTACACGTTTTTGAGGGGAAAATCTATATCTATCCTTCTCACGACCGCGAAAGCGGCATCGAAGAAAACGACAACGGCGATCATTTCGATATGAATGATTATCACGTTTTTTCTTTAGATGACGTAGAAAACGGAGAGATTACGGATCATGGTGTGGTACTTTCAGTAAAAGATATTCCATGGTCAGGGAGACAGCTCTGGGACTGCGATGTTGCTTTTAAAGACGGCAAATATTATATGTACTTTCCATTGAAAGACAAAAATGATATCTTCAGAATCGGTGTTGCCGTGAGCGACAGACCTTACGGACCATTCGTTCCGGAAAAACATCCGATGATGGGAAGCTACAGCATCGACCCTTGTATTTTTGAAGAAAACGGAAAACATTATATGTATTTCGGAGGAATCTGGGGCGGACAGCTTCAGCGTTACCGAAACAATAAAGCTCTGGAATGTGCCGTAATTCCTCAGGATCACGAACCTGCCATTCCATCTAAAGTCGTTTTGTTAAGGGAAGACATGCTGGAATTTGCCGAAGAGCCTAAAGACATTCTCATCCTCGATGAAAATGGAAATCCTCTGCTTCACGGGGATAAACACCGTTTCTTTGAAGCTTCCTGGATGCACAAATACAATGGTAAATATTATTTTTCGTATTCAACCGGTGACACTCATTTGCTTTGTTATGCAACCGGAGATAATCCTTACGGGCCGTTTACTTTTCAGGGTGAAATTCTGACTCCGGTAGTGGGATGGACAACGCATCACAGCATTGTTGAGTTTAAAGGAAAATGGTATCTTTTCTTTCACGACAGCGTTCCAAGCGGCGGAAGAACATGGCTCAGAAGCATGAAAGTGGTGGAGTTGGAATATGATGAAAAAGGAAACATCAAAACCATCGAAGGATTGGAAGAAAATCAATAA
- a CDS encoding endo-1,4-beta-xylanase — protein sequence MKRIIVLGLMTLAVSNAAAQKKDNSLKKAFKDKFYIGTAMSLPQINGTDVKSDQIITSQYSSIVAENCMKSMFLQPQEGKFFFDDADRFVAFGEKNNMFIIGHTLIWHSQLPKWFFVDKNGKDVSPEVLKQRMKNHITTVVSRYKGRVKGWDVVNEAIMEDGTYRKSKFYEILGEEFIPLAFQYAQEADPNAELYYNDYNEWFPEKVKTVINIVKNMKSRGIKVDGVGMQTHVGLDTPKLAEYEKAIIDYASAGVKVNITEMEISTLPSPWGTSANVSDTVEYQAKMNPYTKGLPQNVQKEWESRYLNFFRLFIKHEDKIRRVTMWGVTDNQSWKNDFPVKGRTDYPLLFDRNFKAKPVVEKIIQLTKEKK from the coding sequence ATGAAGCGAATAATTGTATTGGGTTTAATGACTCTTGCTGTTTCAAATGCAGCAGCCCAAAAAAAGGATAATTCCCTGAAGAAAGCTTTTAAAGATAAATTTTATATCGGGACGGCCATGAGCCTTCCGCAGATTAACGGAACGGATGTAAAATCGGACCAGATTATTACCTCCCAGTACAGCTCAATTGTTGCGGAAAACTGTATGAAGTCTATGTTTCTACAGCCTCAGGAAGGAAAATTTTTCTTTGATGATGCCGATCGTTTTGTGGCTTTCGGTGAAAAGAATAACATGTTTATCATCGGTCATACGCTGATCTGGCATTCCCAATTACCCAAGTGGTTTTTTGTAGATAAAAACGGTAAAGATGTCTCCCCGGAAGTGTTGAAGCAGCGCATGAAAAATCACATCACTACTGTTGTTTCAAGATACAAAGGCCGTGTAAAAGGATGGGACGTAGTTAATGAAGCCATCATGGAAGATGGAACGTACAGAAAGAGCAAATTTTACGAAATTCTGGGCGAAGAATTTATTCCGCTGGCTTTCCAGTACGCTCAGGAAGCAGATCCCAATGCTGAATTGTACTACAATGATTACAACGAATGGTTTCCCGAAAAAGTAAAAACAGTAATTAATATTGTTAAAAATATGAAATCGAGAGGAATAAAAGTTGACGGTGTCGGAATGCAGACCCACGTCGGCCTTGATACTCCGAAACTAGCAGAATATGAAAAAGCCATTATTGATTATGCTTCTGCAGGTGTAAAAGTAAATATTACCGAAATGGAAATCAGTACATTGCCTTCACCCTGGGGAACTTCCGCCAACGTTTCAGATACAGTAGAATACCAGGCAAAAATGAATCCTTACACCAAAGGTCTTCCGCAAAATGTACAGAAAGAATGGGAAAGCCGTTACCTTAATTTCTTCCGTCTGTTCATCAAACATGAAGACAAAATTAGACGAGTAACGATGTGGGGCGTTACGGATAACCAGTCCTGGAAAAATGATTTCCCGGTAAAAGGAAGAACCGATTACCCTTTACTTTTCGACCGCAACTTCAAAGCAAAACCAGTCGTTGAAAAAATTATTCAATTAACAAAAGAAAAAAAGTAA
- a CDS encoding MFS transporter, with protein sequence MNNPSQKISVIEKIGYSLGDLAANLVFQTLVTYLAYFYTDIYGLKPEDASVITLVVGLIAGFGFNPMVGALADRTATKWGKFRPWILFTSVPLGITALLAFSTPDFSYKGKMIYAAATYSLLLLLYAANNLPYAALSGVITGDMGERNSISSYRFVAVMFAQFFVQVFMLPIILSVGHGDKAAGIETVMTWLAVIGSVMLLITFFTTKERIIPKPEQKSTLKEDLKDVFQNRPWIIMLTVTAFIFITLAMKGGAYVYYFNNYVDETSLKSFISPITAFFNSVGMNFFGEDPKSAGFGLFNAGGIIMMIVGITFSKRFADKYGKRDTFIASLFISTLFVLFFVFYPPKAVGMMFLSQILHGFFYGISTPLLWAMIADVADYSEWKNNRRATAIIFSAMMVGLKVGLSIGSSLVALIIGKYGYISSEGSVNAVQPETVATGARMLVSVFPSIPFFIACGLLLFYKINKKMEVQIEKDLAERRKQ encoded by the coding sequence ATGAACAATCCATCTCAGAAAATATCTGTCATTGAAAAAATAGGCTACAGTTTGGGAGACCTTGCTGCGAATCTTGTTTTCCAGACTCTGGTAACCTATCTCGCCTATTTTTACACGGATATTTACGGTCTAAAACCTGAAGACGCATCAGTCATAACATTAGTTGTAGGATTAATTGCCGGTTTCGGTTTTAACCCGATGGTGGGTGCTTTGGCAGACCGTACCGCTACAAAATGGGGGAAATTCCGTCCGTGGATTCTTTTCACCTCCGTTCCGCTGGGAATCACTGCTTTACTGGCATTCAGCACTCCGGATTTTTCTTATAAAGGAAAAATGATCTATGCTGCAGCCACATACTCTTTGCTATTGTTGTTGTATGCAGCCAATAATTTGCCGTATGCAGCCTTAAGCGGTGTTATTACGGGAGATATGGGAGAGCGTAACAGTATTTCTTCGTATCGTTTCGTGGCGGTAATGTTTGCACAATTCTTTGTTCAGGTATTTATGTTGCCAATTATTTTATCAGTTGGTCATGGTGACAAAGCAGCCGGTATCGAAACCGTTATGACCTGGCTTGCCGTAATTGGTTCCGTAATGCTACTCATTACATTTTTTACAACCAAAGAAAGAATCATCCCTAAACCGGAACAAAAATCAACATTAAAAGAAGACTTAAAAGACGTTTTTCAAAACAGGCCATGGATCATTATGCTGACCGTTACAGCATTTATTTTCATTACATTAGCAATGAAAGGAGGAGCCTATGTGTATTATTTTAACAATTATGTAGATGAAACTTCGCTTAAAAGTTTTATTTCTCCAATTACAGCATTTTTCAACTCTGTTGGAATGAATTTCTTCGGTGAAGATCCTAAATCTGCCGGTTTCGGGTTGTTCAATGCCGGAGGAATTATCATGATGATCGTAGGAATTACTTTTTCTAAAAGATTTGCCGATAAATATGGAAAGCGAGATACGTTTATCGCATCCCTTTTCATTTCTACTTTGTTTGTTCTGTTCTTTGTTTTTTATCCTCCGAAGGCAGTTGGAATGATGTTCCTTTCCCAGATTTTACACGGATTCTTTTACGGGATCAGCACCCCTTTATTATGGGCTATGATTGCCGACGTGGCCGACTATTCCGAGTGGAAAAACAATAGAAGAGCAACTGCTATAATTTTCTCTGCCATGATGGTAGGTTTAAAGGTTGGCTTAAGCATAGGAAGTTCGTTAGTAGCTTTAATCATCGGTAAATACGGATATATTTCGTCCGAAGGAAGCGTAAATGCCGTTCAACCGGAAACGGTGGCAACCGGAGCCAGGATGCTGGTAAGTGTATTCCCGTCGATTCCGTTTTTCATCGCGTGCGGATTACTTTTATTCTATAAAATCAACAAAAAAATGGAAGTTCAGATTGAAAAAGATCTGGCGGAAAGAAGAAAACAATAA
- a CDS encoding sialate O-acetylesterase, producing the protein MKIYCTKILFLILSFISVCLFDAKVKLPALVSDGMVLQRNQKLKIWGYADAGENVNVKFVNKTYSVTADNNGNWNVMLPELKAGGPFVMTINDITLKDILIGDVWVASGQSNMELPMRRLKPLYGEEMKTVNNQNIRFFTVPQKYNFKTPQNDLDGGKWENTNPQTILNFSGVAYFFAKNLYEKNKVPVGIIHTSLGGSPVQAWMDVNSLKNYPEYLQEAEKWKNDDLIKSTESNEQSLSKAWYSELEQSDIGLNQHWENFDLDDSSWKTMNVPGSWEDHEGPFEGSIWLRKEITLPKGFAGKTAFLNLGRIKDADVTYINGVKVGNVTYEYPPRWYDIPAGVLKEGKNIIAVRITNGSGKGQFIADKPYYLEIDGQKIDLKGSWKYKIGTKMEKTAPGQTFIRWKPTGLYNSMIHPLINYKVKGFLWYQGESNTGKPKEYGDLLTTMINDWRSKWNEKDAPFLIVQLANFMEAKSQPVESNWAELRDQQRKVSLTVPQTGLAVIIDAGEWNDIHPLDKKTVGDRLALQALKMGDKKEIVADGPVYQSMKVEGNKIRLSFKKETDDFAKVSELKGFAIKNTDGNWTWAKAKAEGEKIVVWNDSVKNPVAVRYDWADNPDGNLKNKSGLPASPFSTE; encoded by the coding sequence ATGAAAATATACTGTACTAAAATTTTATTTTTAATCCTAAGCTTTATTAGTGTTTGCCTATTTGATGCTAAAGTAAAGTTACCTGCTTTGGTTTCAGACGGAATGGTTCTTCAGAGAAATCAGAAGCTGAAAATCTGGGGCTACGCTGATGCCGGTGAAAATGTGAATGTTAAATTCGTAAACAAAACCTATTCTGTAACCGCAGATAATAACGGGAACTGGAACGTCATGCTCCCTGAACTTAAAGCCGGTGGACCGTTTGTGATGACCATCAACGACATTACGCTTAAAGATATTTTAATCGGAGATGTTTGGGTTGCTTCCGGACAATCGAATATGGAACTTCCTATGAGACGCCTTAAACCGCTGTACGGAGAAGAAATGAAAACGGTAAATAATCAGAACATCAGGTTTTTCACCGTTCCCCAGAAATACAATTTTAAAACACCGCAAAATGATCTTGATGGCGGAAAATGGGAAAATACAAATCCACAGACAATTCTCAATTTTTCAGGAGTAGCGTATTTCTTTGCTAAAAATCTATATGAAAAAAATAAAGTGCCTGTAGGAATTATTCATACAAGTTTAGGCGGTTCTCCCGTTCAGGCCTGGATGGATGTCAATTCCCTTAAAAACTATCCGGAATATCTTCAGGAAGCTGAAAAATGGAAAAATGATGATTTAATAAAATCTACCGAATCCAATGAGCAGTCATTAAGCAAAGCGTGGTATTCAGAGCTTGAACAAAGCGATATCGGTTTAAATCAGCACTGGGAAAATTTTGACCTGGATGATTCATCATGGAAAACTATGAATGTTCCGGGATCATGGGAAGATCATGAAGGACCTTTCGAAGGTTCCATATGGTTAAGAAAAGAAATCACTCTCCCAAAAGGTTTTGCTGGAAAAACGGCTTTCCTCAATCTTGGAAGAATAAAAGATGCGGATGTAACGTACATCAACGGCGTTAAAGTAGGAAACGTTACGTATGAATATCCTCCGAGATGGTACGATATCCCCGCCGGGGTTTTAAAAGAAGGCAAAAATATCATTGCCGTAAGAATCACCAATGGAAGCGGAAAAGGACAGTTCATTGCAGACAAGCCGTATTATCTTGAAATAGACGGACAGAAAATTGATCTTAAAGGTAGCTGGAAATATAAAATTGGGACTAAAATGGAGAAAACGGCTCCGGGTCAAACCTTCATACGGTGGAAACCGACCGGACTTTATAATTCCATGATTCATCCGTTAATTAATTATAAAGTAAAAGGATTTCTTTGGTATCAGGGAGAAAGCAACACCGGCAAACCGAAAGAGTATGGTGATCTTTTAACCACCATGATCAACGACTGGCGTTCCAAATGGAATGAAAAAGACGCACCGTTCCTTATTGTTCAGCTTGCTAATTTTATGGAAGCTAAAAGTCAGCCTGTAGAAAGCAACTGGGCAGAACTAAGAGATCAGCAGCGAAAAGTTTCGCTCACTGTTCCGCAAACCGGACTTGCCGTGATTATAGACGCCGGGGAATGGAATGACATTCATCCTCTTGATAAAAAAACAGTAGGCGACAGGCTGGCTTTGCAGGCGCTGAAAATGGGCGACAAAAAAGAGATCGTTGCAGACGGCCCGGTTTATCAGTCTATGAAAGTCGAAGGTAATAAAATCAGATTATCCTTTAAAAAAGAGACTGATGATTTTGCGAAGGTTTCGGAGCTAAAAGGCTTCGCTATCAAAAATACCGATGGAAACTGGACATGGGCAAAAGCAAAGGCGGAAGGTGAAAAAATTGTAGTTTGGAATGACTCCGTTAAAAATCCTGTTGCAGTCCGCTACGACTGGGCTGATAATCCGGACGGGAATTTAAAAAACAAGTCAGGACTTCCGGCTTCACCATTCTCTACAGAATAA
- a CDS encoding glycoside hydrolase family 127 protein has translation MNRKFSIIIFAFSSFTFAQVSQKIQYFPLKDITLSESVFNKAMEADKNYMMSMEPDRLLAPYRKEAGLSTKAENYPNWENTGLDGHIGGHYISALSLMYASTGDAKIKQRLDYMIDELDRCQNTSSNGYLSGVPSGKKIWKEISEGNIRASGFGLNDRWVPLYNIHKIYAGLRDAYSYAGSEKAKKMLVQLTDWMANEVSALSDEQIQDMLRSEHGGLNEVFADVYEITGDKKYLQLAHKFSHQAILNPLLLGEDKLTGIHANTQIPKVIGYKRIADLENNQQWSNAADFFWHNVTEKRSSIIGGNSVSEHFNPVNDFSSMIKSIEGPETCNTYNMLKLTKALFATLPKSYYMDYYERALYNHILSTENHEKGGFVYFTPMRPGHYRVYSQPQTSFWCCVGSGLENHAKYGEMIYAHSDNDLYVNLFIPSTLKWADRKILIRQENNFPETPSTKLIVDLTGKGNFNLKLRSPEWANPSEVTISINGKQQHVQPDADGYFTLIKKWKKGDVIEMKLPMHLTAEQLPDQSDYYAFKYGPVVLAATYGTENQQGLLADDSRGGHIAHGPQISLNEIPVILGNGKEVINHIRPLNTKNLTFSLTGLYPKEKFDKGFQLVPFYKIQEERYILYWPQADQDKIESIQKKKAEEEEETRRLDLITADKIQLGEQQPESDHYFESKDSNTGYMEDRHFRDAKGWFSYQMKNPGKNAAYLYILYFDSNANRTLNIEVNGQKISAKKLEGKAGNSPQYILLPIPETEKNKEVLNVKFYAEEQMMTSKIIEVRLLTKDYKKFNH, from the coding sequence ATGAACAGAAAATTCTCCATTATCATATTCGCATTTTCGTCATTTACCTTTGCACAGGTAAGTCAGAAAATACAATATTTTCCATTGAAAGATATTACATTATCGGAAAGTGTTTTCAATAAAGCGATGGAGGCGGATAAAAACTATATGATGTCTATGGAACCGGACAGGCTTCTGGCTCCATATCGGAAAGAGGCAGGCTTGTCCACAAAAGCGGAAAACTATCCAAATTGGGAAAATACAGGGCTTGACGGGCATATTGGAGGACATTATATTTCTGCTCTTTCATTAATGTATGCTTCAACAGGTGACGCTAAAATCAAACAAAGACTCGATTATATGATCGATGAGCTTGATCGATGTCAGAATACATCTTCAAATGGTTATCTTTCAGGAGTACCTTCTGGTAAAAAAATCTGGAAAGAAATTTCGGAGGGCAATATCCGTGCTTCGGGCTTTGGATTGAACGATCGCTGGGTTCCTTTATATAATATTCATAAAATATATGCAGGGCTTCGCGATGCCTATTCGTATGCCGGAAGCGAAAAGGCAAAAAAAATGCTTGTGCAATTGACGGACTGGATGGCCAATGAAGTCTCCGCATTGTCTGATGAACAGATTCAGGATATGCTTCGCAGTGAGCACGGCGGGCTGAACGAAGTTTTCGCCGATGTGTATGAAATTACAGGCGATAAAAAATACCTTCAGCTTGCCCATAAATTTTCACATCAGGCAATTCTTAATCCATTGCTTCTGGGAGAAGACAAGCTTACAGGAATTCATGCCAATACCCAGATTCCGAAAGTGATCGGATATAAACGTATCGCTGATCTTGAAAACAACCAGCAATGGAGTAATGCAGCGGATTTTTTCTGGCACAATGTTACTGAAAAAAGATCATCCATTATCGGTGGAAATAGCGTAAGTGAACATTTCAATCCTGTAAATGATTTTAGCAGTATGATCAAAAGTATTGAAGGTCCGGAAACCTGCAATACCTACAATATGCTGAAGCTCACAAAAGCGCTTTTTGCAACGTTACCCAAATCGTATTACATGGATTATTATGAGCGTGCGCTGTATAACCATATTCTTTCCACTGAAAATCATGAGAAAGGAGGTTTCGTGTATTTTACACCGATGCGCCCGGGACATTACCGTGTGTATTCACAGCCGCAGACAAGTTTTTGGTGCTGCGTTGGTTCAGGACTGGAAAATCACGCAAAATATGGTGAAATGATTTATGCACATTCAGATAATGATCTTTATGTTAATCTGTTCATTCCATCAACGCTCAAATGGGCAGACAGGAAAATTCTGATCAGGCAGGAAAATAACTTTCCGGAAACTCCATCCACCAAATTAATTGTTGATTTGACTGGAAAAGGAAATTTCAATCTGAAACTGAGATCTCCGGAATGGGCTAATCCTTCCGAAGTAACCATTTCAATTAATGGAAAACAGCAACATGTACAGCCTGATGCCGATGGCTATTTTACTTTAATCAAGAAATGGAAGAAAGGAGATGTCATAGAAATGAAACTTCCCATGCATCTTACAGCAGAACAGCTTCCGGATCAGTCGGATTATTATGCTTTTAAATACGGACCTGTTGTTCTTGCCGCTACCTACGGAACAGAAAACCAGCAGGGATTATTAGCTGACGACAGCCGCGGAGGTCATATTGCTCACGGTCCGCAAATTTCATTAAACGAAATTCCTGTTATTTTAGGAAATGGAAAAGAAGTAATTAATCATATAAGGCCTTTAAATACGAAAAATCTTACTTTCAGTCTTACGGGATTGTATCCTAAAGAAAAGTTTGATAAAGGTTTCCAGCTGGTACCATTTTATAAAATTCAGGAAGAAAGATATATTCTGTATTGGCCACAGGCAGATCAGGACAAAATTGAATCCATTCAGAAAAAGAAAGCTGAAGAAGAGGAAGAAACCAGACGGCTTGATCTTATCACCGCAGATAAAATCCAGTTGGGTGAGCAGCAGCCGGAGTCTGATCACTATTTCGAAAGCAAAGATTCCAATACCGGATATATGGAAGACCGTCATTTCCGTGATGCGAAAGGCTGGTTCAGCTACCAGATGAAAAACCCCGGTAAAAATGCTGCTTATTTATACATTTTATATTTTGATTCGAATGCCAACCGTACTTTAAATATAGAAGTCAATGGTCAAAAAATATCAGCAAAAAAGCTGGAAGGAAAAGCAGGAAATTCACCTCAATACATATTGTTGCCAATTCCTGAAACAGAAAAAAATAAAGAAGTCCTGAATGTGAAATTTTATGCTGAAGAGCAGATGATGACTTCAAAGATTATCGAAGTGCGTTTGCTGACAAAGGATTACAAAAAGTTTAATCACTAA
- a CDS encoding NUDIX hydrolase, which translates to MTQDYYQYPRHLVAVDCIIFGFDGENLKILLVERNFEPKMGEWSLMGGFIGDNETSDEAAQRVLNTLTGLENIYLEQLNCYTEIHREPTARIMSISYYALINIEKNIQINEKYSAKWFDLQNFPTLIFDHNEMVKDAVLRLRRRASTRPIGFELLSEKFTMKDLQNLYEAIFNEQYDKRNFISKINALDILIKTEEKDMTSSKKGSYLYRFDEDKYKKKLAEGFMFKI; encoded by the coding sequence ATGACCCAGGATTATTATCAATATCCAAGACATTTGGTAGCTGTTGACTGTATTATTTTCGGATTCGATGGTGAAAATCTTAAAATTCTGCTTGTCGAAAGAAATTTCGAACCCAAAATGGGAGAATGGTCTCTAATGGGAGGTTTTATTGGAGATAATGAAACTTCTGATGAAGCGGCACAGCGTGTTCTTAATACACTTACCGGTCTTGAGAACATTTACCTGGAACAGCTCAATTGTTATACAGAAATCCACCGTGAACCGACCGCCAGAATCATGTCGATTTCTTATTATGCTTTGATTAATATTGAAAAAAATATTCAGATCAATGAAAAGTATAGTGCCAAATGGTTTGATTTACAAAATTTTCCAACACTTATTTTTGATCATAATGAAATGGTAAAAGATGCCGTTTTGAGATTAAGAAGAAGAGCTTCCACAAGACCTATCGGCTTTGAACTTTTATCCGAAAAATTCACCATGAAAGATCTTCAAAATCTCTATGAAGCCATCTTCAACGAACAATACGATAAACGGAACTTCATCAGCAAAATCAACGCGCTGGATATTCTGATAAAAACAGAAGAAAAAGATATGACCTCGTCAAAGAAAGGTTCCTATCTATACCGTTTTGATGAAGATAAATATAAGAAAAAACTTGCGGAGGGATTTATGTTCAAGATTTAA